The nucleotide window CGTGGACAGCTCGTCCTCGTACCGCTTGGTCTCGGTGAGCGGCTCGTGGAGGCAGTCGGCGACGAGGAACTCGGCGAGCAGCTTGACCGACTGGTTGACGCTGTCTGCCGCGTCCCGGATGGTCTTGGCGGTCTTTTCGTCGCCCGTGGCCTCGTCGCGCTTCTGCGGGTTGTACCCGTCGAGCCCGGCGCGGGTGGTGACCACCATATTGGTTTCGACGCGGTGCTGGCACGCGGGCACCAGCTTGCGCCCGGGGGTCAGCTTCCCGCGCTTCATGCTCGAGATGTGGACCGAGCACATGCGGCACACCGCGACCGGGGCGACGTGCCGCTGGTGGCACAGCACCGGGATGCGCTCCTTCAGCTCCTCTTCCGTCCACGCCCCGGCGGCGACGAGGGCCGCGGCGGCGTCGTAGATGGTCGTGGTGCGCGGGATCTCCTTGCCGTCGGCGTCGCGGACGACGTTCCCCTGCGCGTCGGTCTTGGGCACCGCGCGGGGCACCTCGACCGGGAACCCGTCGATGACGACGGTGACGAGGTCCCGGAACCGGTCGCGGGTCTCTTTCTCGCGCCGCACGAGCACGTCGTTGTCGTCGCGGGCGAAGAGGGACTCTTCTTCGCGGCCCAGGAAGATGTCGGGATCGGCGATGTCAGGCATGGTGGAACCCGTGTCCTGGCGAGCGAGGGCGCGAGCCCTGGCGTGACCTGTGGCGACGAGGCGATGCGTGCGCTGCGTGGGGGGAGCGGTGCCGGCCCGCTATTCGGCGGGCTTCCGCCCGTTCGCTTTGGGTGCGTCATCGACGAAGTACTCGAGCGCCGTCGCCAGCGGGATCGGGGCCACGTACCCCAGGCCGCAGATCGAGGTGAGCTGGAGCGTCTTCGTGATCTCTTTCACGTCCTTCTTGATCGCGGCCAGGTCGTCGGCCGGCAGCCGGCCCGCGCGGCGGCTCTTCAGCAGCCCCTCGCCGATCTGCACCAGCTTCTGCGACCCGAGCCGGCACGGCACGCACTTCCCGCACGACTCGTTTCGGTAGAACTGCGTGTAGTTCACCGCCTGGTCGAGCACGTCCACGTCGCCCGCGTACACTGTGATGGCGGCGCCGAGCATCGCTTCCACGGGGAGCCGCAGCGCGCCGTTCAGGTGCCGGAAAAAGTTCAGGTCAAGGGGGATCTTGAGCACGTCGAGTTCGGTCGCGCCGAGCGGCAGGTGCGTGTTGAGGAACCACTCCATGAAGTCCGCGTCTTGCGCCGAGCGGTCGCGGATGCGGGCGACCGCGTCCGCCCGCTTCTTGGCGTCGAACTTGGGATCGACCGGCAGCTTCGCCGGGACCAGCCCGCCGGACGGGCCGGACGCGGCCACCGCCCGCAGCGGGCCGGTGATCCCGCCGCAATACTTGTCCCCGTTGAACAGCTCGCCGAGGGTGAGGCCGATCGCGACCTCGTACACCCCGGGGCGCGCCACGTCGCCGCTGACCGAGAACAGCCGCCGCCCGCCGAACTTGATCTTCGGGTCGGTCGCCAGCCGCCACCCGCCCATCTCGTACTTGTCGCCGCCGAACAGGATGATCCCCGGCGCCCAGGCCAGCGTCTCGACGTTGTTCACCACCGTCGGCTTGTCGCGGAACCCGTTGGCCGACAGCTCCGGCGGCCGGTTCCGCGGTTGCCCGCGGCGGTCCTCCATTGCCTCGATCAGGGCCGACTGCTCGCCGCAAATGTACCCCCCCGGGCTCTCGAACACCTCGACCGGGAAGTTGCGTCCCGACCCGAAGATGTTCGGGCCGCACGCGCCGAGCTCTTGCGCGCGTTTGATCTCTTCTTTTAGGGCGTGGATCTGCTCGAAGTACTCGTGGCGGACGTAGATGTGCCCGCTGGTGGCGCCGGTCATGAGCCCGGCGAGGATGACCCCCTCCACCACGAGGTGCGGCATCCGCAGGAGGATCTCGCGGTCCTTGAAGGTGCCGGGTTCGCTCTCGTCGCCGTTGCAGACGATGTACTTCTCGTTGCCCGGCTGTTGCCACACGTCGAGCCACTTCTGGTACGCCGGCGCGCCGGCCCCGCCCATCCCGAGCAGGTTCGCCGTCTTGAGCTCCCACAGCAGCGGGTGGAACCGCTGGACGTAGGTCTCAAGGTCCTTGCCGCCCAGCTCGCGCGGGGGCGGCACGAGCGGCCGGATGAGCCGAGCCAGGTAGTCCGTGAACCGCTTGACGGCGCGGTAGTCGCGGGGCCAGCCCTGGCGCCCGTAGATGTCCAGCGACCAGCCCGCCGTGCGCGGCGCCGGGTGCTCCGGGTCGGCGATCACGCCCTTGGGTATCGCGTAACCGCGGTTGGTGTTGGTGTGCGGCTCGTAAGTCGCGTCGGTGTCCGGCTCGGGCGGGTCGCGGTCCGCGGCGAGGTCCCGCAGCACCCCTTCGAGGAACTCGCCGTCGCGCCCGGCGTAGACCCAGGCGTGAACGTGTTCGGGCATGGGCCGCTTCTCGACCCACACCGCCGGGGCGCGGTCGCACCGGCCCAGGCACGAAACGCCCTCGACGCACACACTCTTGCCGGTCGCCTCGGACAATTCGGCCGCGAGCACCGGCAGCCCGGTGCGCTCGTCCAGCAGCGCCGCGGCCCCGCGGTGGTGGCAGGTCAGGTCGCGGCACACCCGCATCTCGATCTCGGGCGGGTTGGTGCGTTCGAGCTTGAACGCGGGGAAAAAGCTGCTGACCTCCTCAATGCGGTACAGCGGCACGTTGATCTCGTGCGCGAGCGCCCGCAGCTCCTTATCGGGGAGGAAGCCGAACCGGTTTTGGATGTCGCGGAGCCGCTGAACGATCATCGCTGACCCTTGAGAGGTCGTAGGACGGAGGTCTGGGACAGAGGACGCCGGTCAGGAGCCAGAACGCACAGGTGTTTTCTTTGGCTACTGTTTTCTGTCGTCTGCCCTGTGCCCTCGGGTCTCATTCTTGCTTGGTGCTGCCCGTGAGCCACTGCTTGAGCGACAGCGGCGTTCCGCTTTCGCGGGCGGCGGCCCCACGCCCCTGGAGCGGGTTGTCGCCGTTGTGGTACCGGTGGCAGTCGGTGCAGTTGTGCCGGGCGCCGCCGCCCGCCACGTCGGTGCCGTCGGGCAGCTTGACGACAGTGCCGACCGGCGCGTGACAGGCCCGGCACGTGTTCAGCCCGAGGATCTGGACCGGCTCCGGTTTGTTCGCCTCGACCGGCGACACGTATGCGGCTGCGGTGCCGGGGTGGCACGTCGCGCAGGTGGCCCCGCGGTGTGATGCGTGGTTGAACGTCGCGTGCCGGAGCCAGACGGTGCGGTCCGGTACCGCCGCGATTTTCGTCCTCGCGCCGCCAGCGCCTGCGGTCACCGTGTGGCACTTCGCGCAGCTCCCGCGGCTGCCGAACAGGTTAGCCTCCGCGTCCGCGGTGAGGCGTTCGGCGGTGTGGCCCAGCGTCGGCGGGGCGAGCGGTTGTTGCGGGTCCAGTTTCCCGCCCAGTTCCGGCGGGCGGGCGAGTGCGGGGTGGCCGCCGTCGCTCAGCCCCTTCAGGTAGCCCGCCTTGAGTTCGGCCGCGAGGTCCGCGGGCTGCTTGCGGTGCGCCAGCTCGAACCGCGGCACGGCGAACTTCTTGCCCCCTGACTCGGCGACGGCCTCGGGGGCGGCTAGCGGGTGGCACGACCGGCAGTGCGCCTCGAAGTTGACCGGCAGGAAGTACGCACCTTCCGCGCGCGGCGGGAACAGCGCGTCCGCCGGGGCGCCCTTCGTCAACGTCGCCTTCACCTTGTCCAGTTCCGGGGAGCCGGCGCCGGCGTCGAGCGCGTGGCACGACGCGCACGCGAGCTGAACCTTCGCGCTGTCGGGTTGGCCGGGGGCGAAGCGGGCGACGGCCGCGGCACCGCCCAGCTCACGGAGCCGGGCGACGGTCATCGCTTCCTTCCCGTCCGCGCTGTACGCCTGCCCCGGACTCATGTGGACCGCGTGGCTGAACGTGAGTGTCCGCGGGCTCTTGGTGATGTCAAGCGACCGAAACTCCGGGTGGTCGGTCACGAAGTTGGTCACCTTGTTCGCGTAAGGCGGCTCGCCGCGGGCCGCGGTGAGCGACCGGTCCGCATCGTGGTACCGGTTGAGTTCGGCGTGGCACCAGTTGCAGTCCTTGTCGGCAAGCCGGACCAGCGAGTTGAGCCGCCCGTTATGGTCGTGGTGGCAGTTCGAGCACCGGTCGTGGAACGCCTGCGCCTCCTTATTGGAGGAGGCGTGGTGCGGCGGCCCCGCGTGGCACTTCTCGCAGGTGAGATCGTGCCACCGGTCCCGCGCCCGGAAGGCGTCGAGCGGATTCAGACTCACCTTATGCGCCTTGTGGCACGCCTCGCAGTTGTTGTCGAACGCCGCGTGGACGTCGGCGAGTTGGCCGTGCGAGTGGGCGTACTGGACCCGCTGGGCCGGTTTGGCCACATCGACCGCCGCCCAGACGCCGGCCCCGATGAGGGCAATGGCGGTGAGGGCGCGGCGGGCGCGGCGGAACACGTCGGGGCTGCGGAAGTACCCGCGCCGCCCGATGTACCGGTCCGACAGGTCGCGACTAGGGGAGCGGGGCATCTCTTAACCCGACGGTTGGTGCTCGGTGTCTCGTACCTGGTGCCTGCCATACGTTCGACGCGGGTGACCACGCACCGGTGCAGAACGTGTGGCCCGCCGAATGCAGTATGCAACACAACTTACCAGTACTTCAGCGCCCGGACCGCGTGGAGGACCATGAGCGAGAACATGGCCCACGACAGCGGGATGTGAACCAGGAGCCAGCCGTGCAGCCACGCGTGCAGGGTCCGCTGGTCGTCCCAGCGGCGGCGCAGGTCGGCGAGCCCCTGGAGCTTGTCGAGCGCGCCGCGGGCGTCCGGCGGGACCGCCTCCCGGAGCCGGGCGAACCGGCGCTCGGCCTCGGCGCGGGCGGTCAGGGGCGACCGCGACTGCCGCCCTTGTTCCAGATAAGGGAGCAGCACCTCGTCGCGGAACGCCTCGAGTTCGCCGGCCAGCGGTCCGCTGATGACCGGCTCGTCGGATTCGGACTCCGGGGGCACCGTGGTGAGCGCGGTGATGAGCTGCCGGGCCTCGTCGGCCTGGTACTCGCCGAGCCGGTCGATTTGCGACGCGATCGACTCGCCCGGGATGTCTGCGAGCATCTTTTGGGGGAGCCACTGCTGCATCACCAGGCCCCAAACGCCGCTCGCGATGACCGCAAGGAACAGCGCCATCGTGGCCGCCGGGAGCGGGCCGCCGAACCCGAACCCGCCGTGGATCAGAATCACCGGCAGGCACAGGAGCCCGAGCCAGATGTGCAACCGCATCCAGGTGCGGGTGCGGCCGAGCCGGTGCCCGCGCAGCATTTTGCGGAACACCAGGGCCATTTCGAACGCGATGATGATCCCGCCCGCGACCCCGCACAGCACCCCGAACCCGCTGCTGGGCTGCGGGGGCCAGTCCCACAGCCCGAGGAGCCCGCCGACCCAGGCGACGGCCGTGACGGCAACCGTGATCCCGACGGTGGCACCGATGATGGTGAACACCCGGCGCGGAACGGTCTTGGTCTTACCGAGAAGCACTCGCGGCTCCGATCATGACGCCGTATTTCGTGTTACGGTGAGGATAGTACCCCTCGTGCGCGGGGCGGTCAACTATTTCGAACAGGAACTTCGGCCCCGGTGACACCGGGGCGTCACCCGCGGCCGGCGCGCGACCTTGTGAGGCGCATTCGTGATGGACGGCGCTTGCCGTCCGGCCCGGAAATGTTGAACATGGGGGACGCACCGGCGGGCGCGTCCCGTGGCTCGCGTTTTGAACACCCGCTCAACTATTATCGGCTGACAATGAATCTCAGCGCGCGTACAGTTCTCGTCACACTGGTGGCGGCCGCGGTCGGCCTCGCGGTCGCGGTCGGCGCGGCCCGGGCCGTCAAACCCGACACCGTGACGGTTCCGAAGTACGAGCCGGTCCACCCGACTTCCGACGCGCCAACCGAGCGCCGGCCGGTCGGCGCGGTCGGGTGCATGGCCGCCGCGTGTCACGGCGCGCCCGCCGGTGAACTGCTCAACGGCCGGAGCGGCCCCGACACATGGGCCGCTTCGGGGAGCTGCTGGGCCGCAGCCGATCCGCACACGGCGGCCTACAGCCTGCTGACCGACCGCCCGCGGCGTAGCGTGGTGGTGACCGCGGCCCGGATCATGGCGAAGTACCGACCGGGGGTGAAGGCGACCGACGACGCCCGGTGCCTGGCGTGTCACACCAACCCGACGCTCGCGGAACTCCCCGCGACGACTGAAGTGGTTGCGCTCCGCGAGCAGGGGGTGAGCTGTGAGGCGTGCCACGGTAACGCGGGACAGTGGATTCAACCGCACACCGGGTGGACCGGCGACCGGGCGCAGGTGTACCGCGAGACCGGATTAAAACCGCTGTACGACATGGGCGAACGGGCGGTGACCTGCGCTGGGTGCCACGTCGGGGCGCCGGCCGACGGCTCCAACCCGGTGCGCGACATGAACCACGACATGATCGCGGCCGGGCACCCGCGGCTGAACTTCGACTTCGCCGAGTACCAGCGCCGGCTCCCGAAACACTGGCACGAGAAGGAACGAACGAGCGGCGCGGCCAAACTGAACGAGTCGCAGGTGTGGTACGTCGGGCGGTTGGCCCACGCGGAGACCGCGTGCCGGCTCCTGGGGAGCCGGGCGCAGCGGACCGAGGCGAACGACGCCCGGACGGTCTGGCCCGAGTTCGCCGAGTTCAACTGTGCCGCTTGCCACCACAACTTGCGCGCTCCCGAGGAGGACGGCGGGCACTGGCGCAAGAGCGCGGAATACCTCGACGGCCGCCCGATCGGTTCGACCCCGTGGCAAACGATCTGGCCCGTGACGCACGCGCCAGGACTGCCGCAGCCGCGCCGGGCGACCTCTGAAGTCGCGGCGCTGGTGCGGCTGATGGAGGGGGAGACCGGGCAGACGTGGCCCGACGGCCGGCCCAAGGTGCTCCGCTTCGCGAAGGCCCCGGATGCGAAGGGGCTGGCTCTCGCCACCGCCGATGCGCTCGCGGCGGCCCGGCGCGAGGCGGCGGCGGGTACGAAGGGGCCGCCGCCCGGGCTGTTCCCGGCGGGCGCGCCGCTTGTGCCCGAGTGGGACAGCGCGGAACAACTGTTCTTCGGGCTCGCGGCGCGGGAATACGCCCGGGGCGCGCCCGCCGCCGGGACCGTGCAGAAGTACCGGACCGGCGTGGACGCGTTTCGCGCCCGAGACTGGCTGAAGGTCAAGGACGTGTTCACCGGGCTGCGCTAGGAGCGCGGCCCGCGAAGGATTCCCCGCACGGATGCGACGGAAGCGAACCGCGAGTGTGATCGTGCGCGCCGTTCCCCTTGTTGCGATGGCCCTCGCCGCTGGCGTCGTCGCCGGTGGCCTGAACGCGGTTCATTCCTCTCATCCCCCGACCCGCTCCCCTCAACTCGCGTCGGCGGTGGGTGCGGCGGGCGACAAGCCTTACGGGGTCGGGGCGGCGCCGTTCGCGCACCGGCCGAGCACCTCGTGCGCCGCGTCCGCCTGCCACGGCGGCGGCGCGATCGGCAAGGCGGGCAGCGAACACTCGACCTGGACCCGCGAGGCCGCGCCGTCCGCGACCGGCGACCCGCACGCGAAGGCGTACAGCGTTCTGTTCAACCCGGTCTCGGTGCGGATGGGACAGTTGCTCGGGTTCGACGGCAAAAAGGAGCCGCTGCCCCACGAGAACACCAGGTGCCTCGTGTGCCACTCCGTGGCCGAGGGCGCGGGCGGCGGAGACGATCGCGAGCAGTTCCTGGCGGAGGGCGTGGGGTGCGGCGGGTGCCACGGGCCGGCGGACAAGTGGATCGCCGAGCACACGCTCCCGTCGTGGAAGGCCCGTTCTAACGAGTCCAAGTGGAAAGACTTCGGGTTCGTGCCCACGAAGAACCTCGTGGCGCGGACGCTGAACTGCGCGAGCTGTCACGTCGGCGACGGCACGCGCGACATGAACCACGACTTCATTGCGGCCGGGCACCCCAGACTGGCGTTCGAGCCGGCCCGCTTCCACGCCCAGCCCGACTACCGCAAGCACTGGACGGAGAAGGCCCCGGCCCGCGATTTCGAGGTTCGCGTGTGGGTGGTCGGTCAGGCCGCGACCCTTCGCGCGGCTGTGAATCTGCTTTACGAGCGGGCGCGGAAGGCCGAGACGCCGAACGTCTCGCACCCGTGGCCGGAGTTCAGCGGCTACAGTTGCTTCTCGTGCCATCAGACGATTGGGGGCGATGCGCTGCGGGGCGAACGGAGCGCAACCGCCCGCCCCGTCGGCAACCCGCCCTGGGAGGTGTGGGCGAACGCCGGCGCGGGTGTCGCGGCCGAAACTTGCGGCACGGCGTTTCCCGGGGTAAGCTCGCCACAGTTGTTGAAAGTGCAAGAGCTTCGCAAACTGATGGGGGCGAAGCGGGAGCCGAACCCGGCCGAGGTCGCGCGACTGGCGCTCGCCGCCCGGGACGAACTCGACCAGTGGCTGGCGCAGCTCCAGGCCGCCGAAGATCGGGAGCTTGTGCCCGTCCCCGAAGGGACGCCGCGCCGGATCGCGCACCTGCTCACCTCGCGGGCGCTGAACGGGGACAAGCTCGCGGACCACGACTGGGACGCGCTGGCGTCGACGTACCTGGGCGCCGCGTCGATGTGGACCGCGACCGGCGGTCGGGGCGGGCGCGAGGCGCTCTGGGGTGAGCCCCTGGCGCGGGTGTACGGCGCCCTGAAGTTCCCCCCCGGCTCGAACGGGCCGGTCAAGTTCGGCAAGCCGGAACTGGACACCATCTACAAGCAGCTCGAACTGCTGCGCGACACGACGGGCACACCGGAGGGGAAGTGATGACGACGGGACACGCGGGGCGGACCGCCCGCGCCGCCGGACTTGCGGCGGTGTTCGCGGGCCTCGCGCTCGGGCTGGCGGTCGCCGTCAGCCCGCCGCGGGCCGCTGTCGCCGCGCAGGATGACAAGAAGGAGCCGCCGCGCCCCACCGAGGCCCAGAAGAAGGACCACGCCCTGCTCGGCGCGTCCCAGTGCAAGAAGTGCCACTCGGTCGCCGACCGGAAGGCGGCGGGCCTTGAGGAGTACGAGGAGACGAAGGCCTACGACTTCATCCGGCTCTCGGAGAACATCGTGTGGAGCGCGCACGACCTGCACTCCACCGCCTACCGGAGCCTGCTGACCGAAGAGACCGCAAAGGGGTCCAAGTTCACCCCCAACAAGACGGCCGAGCGGATGGAGCAGAAGCTCCGCAAATACAAGGGCGACAGCTACCGGGTGGCGACCGACACCGCGTGCCTCGCGTGCCACGCGAGCGTGCGCCAGCCGGTCGACAAGGTCCCACCGGACGCGTGGAAGGCCGGCAAGCTGACCGCGGGGAACCTCGCGGGCGGCTCGTTCACCAGCCTCGAAGGGGTGGGCTGCGAGATGTGCCACGGCCACGGGACGATGTATCAGACGGTCCACCAGGCGTCGCGCGAGGGCGACACCAACCCCGGGGCGCTGAAGGTGGTCGACTGGCGGCTGTTCCCGACGGCGGTGAAGACGGAGTGGGGCCTTAACAACCTTCGCGACCCGGCCGTCGCGGCCCAGACGTGCGCGTCGTGCCACATCGGCAACAAGGCCGAGGGGCGGTTCGTGACCCACGACATGTTCGCGGCCGGGCACCCGCCGCTGCCGCCGCTGGACCTGATGGCCTACACCCGCGAGCAGCCGCGGCACTGGGGGTTCGCGGGCGACATGCCGTTCATCACCAAGATGGCCGAGAACAAGGCGACCGCGGACAAGGCGTTCGCACTGTACCGCTACCGCGCGGGCGAGTCCCTCGTGGCCCGGCGGTTCGCGGAATCGGCCCTCGCGGTGCTGGGCGCCACCGCCGGCCTCGGCGCGCAGCTCGCCGACGACGCGAAGGCCAAGGGCGACGGGCTCGACTTCTCGGCGTTCGACTGCTACTCGTGCCACCACAACCTGAAGTACCCGAGCGAGCGGCAGGATCGCGGCTACGTCGGGCGCCCGGGGCGGCCGCTGTACCGTCCGGCGGCGTTCGCGCTCGCCCGGCTCGTGCTCGACCACGCCGGCGGGATGACGGGCGGTGAGTCCCTCAAGGGGGCCGCGAACGAACTCGACAAGCTGGAACTGGAACTGGCCGACGCGTTCACCGTGAAGACCTACGGCGACGCCGACAAGGTGAAGGCCGCGACCGCGAAACTCGCGGCCTGGAGCGAGGGCGTCCGAAAGAAACTCGAGCCGGTGCGGTACACGCCCGAGGAGGTCGCCAAGCTGTTCACCAAGCTGACCGCGGTCGCGAGCGACGCGAAGAAGCCGGTCGGTGACCCGGAGGTCGCCCAACTGTACCTGTGGGCGGCCGAGACGCTGTACCTGGACCTCCAGCCCAAGGAACTGACGGATAAGGCGGTCGAGCCAAAGGCCCTCAAGGCGATGCGCGACGGGATCGCGGCGTCGGTCGTGACCCGGCTGCGCCCGGACACCGACTTCTACTATGAACAGCGCTTCGTCGAGGGGAAATCGAGTCCGATCGAGAAACCGACGACCAACGACTCGGTCGAGCGCCGGCTCGAAAAGCGGATGGACATCTTCAACGCCTTCCGCGGCGATCCGTTCCGCATGGCGGTCGAGGGGCTGAAGCTCCCGAAATAGTTCTTTGCCTCGGCGACCGCAAAACGGGTTCCCTTGAGTGGGAACCCGTTTTGCGTTATGTGCGTAGCCGGCGCGGAGTGCTCCGCTCGCGCCACTTACCGGGAAGAACCCGGCGGGCGAGGCACGCAGATGCGGATCGGTTCAGAGCGAACGGCCCGACGGCTCGATCGGGTTGCCGTAATTGGTCTTGTGGGCTGGCTTTTGTTCGATCTGACCGCACGCACGGTGTTCGGGTCGGTGCCCTGGCCGCAGTCTGTCGTCGATTACCGCATCATCTACGACGGCAGCCGACACGTCGTCGAAACGCACACCTACCCGACCGATAACCCGTACCCGTACCCGCCGCCTGCGGTCGCGCTCCACGCCGCCAGCGCGGTGTTCCCGTTCCGGGTGTCGGTGGCGCTGTGGCTGGCGCTGACCGGCGTGGCCGCCGCCGCCGTTTACTTCGCCCTCGCCCGCACGCTCGGGTTGCTCGTGCGTCCGGGACAACTCATCCTCCTACCGCTCGCGCACGTCGTGGCTGCGTACTACTTCCAGTGGGACATGCGGTCGGTGAACAGCAACCTCATCGTTCTGGCCGCACTCGTGTTCGGCTGCGCCGCGCTGGCACGGGCGCGCGACGGTGCGGCGGGGTTCTGGTTCGCACTGTCTGTTGCGCTGAAACTGCTTCCGGTGCTGGTGCTGCCGTACCTCGCGTGGACCCGGCGGTGGCGCGCGTTCGCCTGGGCCGTCGCGTTCTCGCTGGTGTTTTGGTGCGCGGTCCCCGTGGCGGCGTTCGGAGTCACGGGCGCGGGGCCGGTTTACGAGGGGTGGGCGGCTGAGATCACGCGCGCGACGGACGCGCAGACCAAAAGCCATCACCCGATTTTGATCTCACTCGATAAGGCCGCGTTGCACCTGTGCGCGGGTGACGCGGCGCGAGCGAAGGCGCTTTCGCTCGCCGTGTGTGTGGTGTGGGGGCTCGTGGGCGTCTGCGGGGCCGCGTCGTGCTGGGGGAACCGCGAACGCGACGCACGCAGCATCCTGACGCACGTGTCGCTGCTGGTACTCGGTCCGGTCGCGGTCAACCCGTACCTGGAAGCATACCACCTCGTGCCGCTGGTGGTGCCGGCACTGGTGCTTTTGGTTGTGGGCGCCGACCCGACGTGTGGCCGGTTCGTGCGGGGCTTCGCGCTCGCGGCGTTCGCGCTCGCGGTCCTCATTCTGAAGGTGTCCAGCCCGTGGCCCCTGCGCGGTTTGTTGGTGAACGCGCAGGCGCTCGTGTTGTGTGGTGCCGCGGTCGGAGTGGTGTACGGGCGTGCGAAATGGCGGATGCGGGACACGAGTGCAGGGCGGGTGGAAGAGGTGCGAGGGAACCGACTCACCGGTCTGGCCCGGCGCCTCGCGTTACACCCGAAGAGCTGATTGTGAGCACACTTCGACCGCGGGACAGGTCTGGGCGAACCGGGCGCGAGCGGCCCGTCAAAACATTCGTTACCGGGGCGTAACCGTTTTGTGGGTCAGGTCCGGTTCTCGTGGCTCTTTTCGTAGGCGTCCACTTTCTCGCGGCGGCGGGTGTGGCGCCCGCCCTCGAAGTCGGTCAGCAGCCACGCCCGGATGATGCGCTCGATTTGGTCTTCCCCGAGCAAGTCCGCCGCCAGACACAGGATGTTCGAGTCGTTGTGTCGGCGGCTCAGCTCGGCGTCGATGACATCGCGGCTGTTGACGGCCCGGATGCCGTGGACCTTGTTCGCCGCGATGCACATCCCGTGACCGGTCGCGCAGATGAGGACGCCGCGGTCGGCTTTACCGGCGGCTACCTCTTCGGCCACCGGGATCGCGTAGTCGGGGTAGTCCACGCCGGCCGGTCCGCTGGCGCCGAGGTCGTGCACCTCGTGCCCCAGTTCGGCCAGCAACCCGAGGACGCGCGGCCGCACGCACAGCCCGCGGTGGTCGTTGCCCACGGCAACCTTCATGACGCTACCCATTCGGGAAGGATCCGCTCCAGGTGCCGGACGACGACCCGGGCACACTCCCGGTACACGTCGAGACTCGCCCCGATCGGATCGTCCAAGTCTTCGTCGCCGCACAGCAACCGGGCGCCCGGGCCGGCCCCAGGGTATCGCGTCGCGAGGGCGTGCAGGTGGCCGTGCGTCATCGCGATGACGTCGTCGGCGGCGGCCAGCAGTTGCGGGTTCAGCGGGCGGCTCGCGTGCCGACCCAGGTCCGCACCGAACTCGGCCGCAACCGCGAGCGACTCCTCCGACGCCGGGCCGCCGCCGTAGGCCGCGACGCCGGCCGACAGCACCCAGAAACCGCGGGCCGGGAGTTCGTCGGTGGCGCACCGGAGCCGGTCGGCGAGGAGCTTCTTCGCGAGGCCCTCCGCCAGCGGGCTGCGGCACGTGTTGCCGGTACACACGAACAGAACGATCCGCGCCGCGAGCCGGTCGATTTCCTCCTTGGGGAACGCGCCGGGCTCAACGACAGCGTATCCCGCGTCGGAACAACGGACGACCGTTGGCTTCGGACCGCCACGCAGGCCGGCGTTGATGGACAGTGCGACCTCGGTGCCCGCGCGTGTGACGGCGTCGGCCGCCGATTCGGCCCCCGTGTCCGCGATCAGCACCGGCCCCAGATCGGCCAGCGCCGGAACGACGAGATCGAACAGCGGGTGTTCGGGGAACCGGAACCGCACGAAGCCG belongs to Gemmata obscuriglobus and includes:
- a CDS encoding glycosyltransferase 87 family protein, with the protein product MRIGSERTARRLDRVAVIGLVGWLLFDLTARTVFGSVPWPQSVVDYRIIYDGSRHVVETHTYPTDNPYPYPPPAVALHAASAVFPFRVSVALWLALTGVAAAAVYFALARTLGLLVRPGQLILLPLAHVVAAYYFQWDMRSVNSNLIVLAALVFGCAALARARDGAAGFWFALSVALKLLPVLVLPYLAWTRRWRAFAWAVAFSLVFWCAVPVAAFGVTGAGPVYEGWAAEITRATDAQTKSHHPILISLDKAALHLCAGDAARAKALSLAVCVVWGLVGVCGAASCWGNRERDARSILTHVSLLVLGPVAVNPYLEAYHLVPLVVPALVLLVVGADPTCGRFVRGFALAAFALAVLILKVSSPWPLRGLLVNAQALVLCGAAVGVVYGRAKWRMRDTSAGRVEEVRGNRLTGLARRLALHPKS
- a CDS encoding multiheme c-type cytochrome yields the protein MTTGHAGRTARAAGLAAVFAGLALGLAVAVSPPRAAVAAQDDKKEPPRPTEAQKKDHALLGASQCKKCHSVADRKAAGLEEYEETKAYDFIRLSENIVWSAHDLHSTAYRSLLTEETAKGSKFTPNKTAERMEQKLRKYKGDSYRVATDTACLACHASVRQPVDKVPPDAWKAGKLTAGNLAGGSFTSLEGVGCEMCHGHGTMYQTVHQASREGDTNPGALKVVDWRLFPTAVKTEWGLNNLRDPAVAAQTCASCHIGNKAEGRFVTHDMFAAGHPPLPPLDLMAYTREQPRHWGFAGDMPFITKMAENKATADKAFALYRYRAGESLVARRFAESALAVLGATAGLGAQLADDAKAKGDGLDFSAFDCYSCHHNLKYPSERQDRGYVGRPGRPLYRPAAFALARLVLDHAGGMTGGESLKGAANELDKLELELADAFTVKTYGDADKVKAATAKLAAWSEGVRKKLEPVRYTPEEVAKLFTKLTAVASDAKKPVGDPEVAQLYLWAAETLYLDLQPKELTDKAVEPKALKAMRDGIAASVVTRLRPDTDFYYEQRFVEGKSSPIEKPTTNDSVERRLEKRMDIFNAFRGDPFRMAVEGLKLPK
- a CDS encoding low molecular weight protein-tyrosine-phosphatase, whose product is MPSVIDWNPTVDPSGLVQRTRDALASGGAVVLPGDGGYVVLWRPGTAPERPAPALLVFGPEEAAAAGVTIPKTARRLMARAWPAPLTVEVPAGNQVPGAANGFVRFRFPEHPLFDLVVPALADLGPVLIADTGAESAADAVTRAGTEVALSINAGLRGGPKPTVVRCSDAGYAVVEPGAFPKEEIDRLAARIVLFVCTGNTCRSPLAEGLAKKLLADRLRCATDELPARGFWVLSAGVAAYGGGPASEESLAVAAEFGADLGRHASRPLNPQLLAAADDVIAMTHGHLHALATRYPGAGPGARLLCGDEDLDDPIGASLDVYRECARVVVRHLERILPEWVAS
- the rpiB gene encoding ribose 5-phosphate isomerase B; its protein translation is MKVAVGNDHRGLCVRPRVLGLLAELGHEVHDLGASGPAGVDYPDYAIPVAEEVAAGKADRGVLICATGHGMCIAANKVHGIRAVNSRDVIDAELSRRHNDSNILCLAADLLGEDQIERIIRAWLLTDFEGGRHTRRREKVDAYEKSHENRT